One window from the genome of Spirosoma rhododendri encodes:
- a CDS encoding glycosyltransferase family 2 protein, producing MISVLILTKNEEKDLPGCLKSVAWCDDIHVFDSLSDDQTVAIAEAAGAHVTQRRFDNWSAHQNWGLANIAFKHPWVLYIDADERVSDSLYESLKQFDPSQSDAVAYEIQRRDFAWDGTWLKHAQISPYYLRLFRPERMRYERLVNPVSIPDGPTTRLTGFLDHYPFSKGFRAWWQRHLGYADMEAATHMTNMAGATTFSLRKALFGADFTEKRFHQKGLFYQMPGRPFIKWLYMVVGRRAFLDGGAGVTYATMQAIYEYFIVLRTRELQKQTTTAPTAAQKNRSLDVVGANN from the coding sequence ATGATTTCAGTACTGATTCTAACTAAAAACGAAGAAAAAGACCTGCCCGGCTGCCTGAAATCGGTGGCTTGGTGCGATGATATACACGTGTTCGACTCACTGAGCGACGATCAGACCGTTGCCATTGCGGAAGCCGCCGGAGCGCACGTCACCCAGCGCCGGTTCGACAACTGGTCGGCGCACCAGAACTGGGGCCTTGCCAACATCGCTTTCAAGCACCCCTGGGTGTTGTACATCGACGCCGACGAACGCGTGTCCGACAGCCTGTATGAGTCGCTGAAACAGTTTGATCCGAGTCAGTCCGACGCCGTGGCCTACGAGATTCAACGGCGCGACTTCGCCTGGGACGGTACCTGGCTGAAACACGCCCAGATTTCGCCCTACTACCTGCGCCTGTTTCGCCCCGAACGTATGCGGTACGAACGACTGGTAAACCCCGTATCGATACCCGACGGCCCCACCACCCGGCTAACCGGCTTTCTGGATCACTATCCGTTCAGCAAAGGGTTTCGCGCGTGGTGGCAGCGGCACCTCGGCTATGCCGACATGGAAGCGGCTACGCACATGACTAACATGGCGGGTGCAACGACGTTCTCGCTACGCAAAGCGTTGTTCGGCGCCGATTTTACGGAGAAACGCTTTCACCAGAAGGGCCTGTTCTACCAGATGCCCGGTCGGCCGTTTATCAAGTGGCTGTACATGGTCGTCGGACGGCGGGCATTTCTGGACGGTGGAGCGGGGGTTACCTACGCTACGATGCAGGCCATCTACGAATACTTCATCGTGCTGCGTACCCGTGAATTGCAGAAGCAGACAACAACAGCCCCGACGGCTGCCCAGAAAAACCGCTCGCTCGACGTAGTGGGGGCAAACAACTAA